In the genome of Gloeomargarita sp. SRBZ-1_bins_9, one region contains:
- a CDS encoding glycosyltransferase family 39 protein — protein MNRRWLVGLTVLALLVWLLGLGGVPLRDVDEGQVALVAREMFCTGNWLFPTRLGEPYLNKPPLVHWLTAMAYHLGGITDGTTRFPAAVVSALAVPGLYVLGGQLFAEEIAARWSALVFLTLLPVVRHGRLAMLDGTVVTGLVGLLLATVLTRWQVRWSWGMGLALGFLALTKGLIVVPLGLIALVFLAWDAPPLLTKPAFWLGLGGGLLPGLSWFVAQLLHYGPVFIQGHLVQQSLARTWEVVGGEPGPPWYYLQYLFFHSWPWFFFWPLGLVLAWQQRHRAWARLSLVGTGIFLGIISLMTTKITWYVMPVYPFFALTVGAYVASLWQRKITPRRWWAYVFGALALGALGAGMYYGLMAGQGDLLGVLMILALTLAATTFYLWRQKRQFLVLLTGGFYVAMVAFFATPHWNWELNNSEFAVKPVAQLVREFVPPNYAVYLQRHHSRRTLDFYTGRRIEAHALDTLVKFWQERSPRPFLLLKTREFQPERFPGHRVYGQAEHYTLVGPAQVMAQPTPLGCPLPQL, from the coding sequence ATGAACCGGCGATGGTTGGTGGGACTGACGGTGCTGGCCCTGTTGGTCTGGCTCCTGGGGCTGGGTGGGGTCCCGCTGCGGGATGTGGACGAGGGACAAGTGGCCCTGGTGGCGCGGGAGATGTTTTGTACGGGCAACTGGCTGTTTCCCACCCGCCTGGGGGAGCCGTATCTGAATAAGCCGCCGCTGGTGCACTGGCTGACGGCCATGGCCTATCACCTGGGGGGCATCACGGATGGAACGACCCGGTTTCCGGCGGCTGTAGTGAGTGCTCTGGCCGTGCCGGGTTTGTATGTGTTGGGGGGGCAGCTCTTTGCGGAAGAAATCGCGGCCCGCTGGTCGGCCCTGGTGTTTTTGACGCTGCTGCCGGTGGTGCGCCACGGACGCCTGGCCATGCTGGATGGCACGGTGGTCACGGGGTTGGTCGGGCTGTTGCTGGCAACGGTACTCACCCGGTGGCAGGTGCGCTGGAGTTGGGGGATGGGGTTGGCTTTGGGGTTTTTGGCCCTGACCAAGGGACTGATTGTTGTGCCCCTGGGGTTGATTGCCCTGGTGTTTTTGGCCTGGGATGCACCCCCACTGCTCACCAAACCGGCGTTTTGGTTGGGGTTAGGGGGAGGGCTGCTGCCGGGGTTGAGTTGGTTTGTGGCCCAGCTACTCCATTACGGGCCGGTGTTTATCCAGGGGCACTTGGTGCAACAAAGTCTAGCGCGCACCTGGGAGGTGGTCGGCGGTGAACCGGGTCCCCCCTGGTACTATCTGCAATATCTCTTCTTCCATAGTTGGCCCTGGTTTTTCTTTTGGCCCCTGGGGTTGGTGCTGGCCTGGCAACAACGCCACCGCGCCTGGGCCAGGTTGAGTCTGGTGGGCACAGGGATATTCCTGGGCATCATTTCCCTGATGACCACCAAGATCACTTGGTATGTGATGCCGGTGTACCCCTTTTTCGCCCTGACGGTGGGGGCCTATGTCGCGTCCCTTTGGCAGCGCAAAATTACACCCCGGCGCTGGTGGGCCTATGTCTTCGGGGCTTTGGCGCTGGGGGCCTTGGGCGCCGGGATGTACTACGGGTTGATGGCTGGGCAAGGGGATTTGCTGGGGGTTTTGATGATTCTGGCGCTGACCCTGGCGGCAACCACCTTTTATCTATGGCGGCAAAAACGGCAGTTTCTGGTGCTGTTAACCGGCGGGTTTTATGTGGCCATGGTCGCGTTTTTCGCCACCCCCCATTGGAATTGGGAGCTAAACAACTCGGAATTTGCCGTGAAACCGGTGGCCCAGTTGGTGCGGGAATTTGTGCCCCCCAACTATGCCGTGTACCTGCAACGTCACCACAGCCGGCGCACCCTAGACTTTTACACCGGTCGGCGCATCGAAGCCCACGCTCTCGATACCTTGGTGAAATTCTGGCAAGAGCGTTCTCCCCGGCCCTTTTTGCTGCTCAAAACCCGGGAATTCCAGCCGGAGCGGTTCCCGGGGCATCGGGTGTACGGCCAGGCAGAGCACTATACGCTGGTGGGACCGGCACAAGTGATGGCGCAACCGACGCCCCTCGGCTGCCCCCTACCCCAGTTGTAA
- a CDS encoding ATP-binding protein, giving the protein MSSPDGDRQLQALVQTVEQLQQATTPEQLWRQAAQYLAQEVQATCPGPVWVWLASYDPERQTLVGRDGVVPNPKEEGTLLRQRLAVTPGDVWQRVLAQGQPLDVPDWNKEGRRGEWGQRLGRWRPLGVTLYPWPGGTGIAFLGTSAWGAALKPDGKLRVRLLLGELVHQWQRLQAQQQRQRVQQAGEWLMHLIEQCWRRQGDEERLAWVLEQLRQVVGADQTVFYRYDEAAGQFCWQAGAPPVRPGETVPLGVLQGLYQELLLADRVVISDAAQTRMPIGAAFWQQHQAQALLAAPVYGGEGKQLLGFCACLRRQPWAWDALATTAVQGVARLLTLLLSLADLSQAVARLETELQLHIGVARAMTGWADWQQALQKAGYLLDQQLPGDRWLLVHRHPDRGHYDLLYQGGKKRPLVGPLPALHELDAEVLGRDQPVLWVTNWQTDLKLLTWQQTLQEQGVQAVLVTNTTPGQPPDMLLVLAHSQPYPWSARDGQLAQAMARQLGVVARQWWLQQAQEHQTRLYQALVGSIGLWDDPPALVRHLAQTLQVPQVVWVQEIPGTPTAQVVAAHPHLEPFAVATDAPIPWVEDPLLQRVLSQPEPWGQQGVEVEPVTRRWLTGTGIARLLAVPVGRQRVLMLLDGETTPWPAAVVQLLSVLAKAMAQWQSLQAEAQSWRQGYLALACQGWWQQQQWPEWAADIKALLPDRWLEKEQQVQRWLQPDLTLQRQMVGVVGLLRRAVARVQDFLNQKQLWFRVHPQGLEKAQVWGDGERLEFILAALLRWACHRSPRQGRVDVWLQLVADGQLEVAITDYGPVAQGLLEQLRPDYLDNQAVLVDGVVRELGLCRHQVRQMGGELRYEQLPDGRFSSRLWLPLAL; this is encoded by the coding sequence GTGTCATCACCCGACGGAGACAGACAATTACAGGCGCTGGTGCAGACAGTCGAGCAGTTGCAGCAGGCAACGACACCGGAGCAACTCTGGCGGCAGGCGGCCCAGTATCTCGCCCAGGAGGTACAGGCGACCTGCCCAGGACCGGTGTGGGTGTGGCTGGCCAGTTATGACCCGGAGCGGCAAACGCTAGTGGGACGGGACGGGGTGGTGCCTAACCCCAAGGAGGAAGGGACGCTGCTGCGGCAACGGCTGGCGGTGACGCCGGGGGATGTGTGGCAGCGGGTTTTAGCGCAGGGGCAGCCCCTGGATGTGCCGGACTGGAACAAGGAAGGACGCCGGGGAGAATGGGGGCAGCGATTGGGGCGCTGGCGACCCCTGGGGGTGACCCTGTATCCCTGGCCGGGGGGCACGGGCATCGCTTTTTTGGGGACGTCGGCCTGGGGGGCGGCCCTGAAACCGGACGGTAAACTGCGGGTGCGTCTATTGCTGGGGGAGCTGGTCCACCAGTGGCAGCGTTTGCAGGCCCAGCAGCAGCGGCAACGGGTGCAGCAGGCGGGGGAATGGCTCATGCATTTGATAGAGCAATGCTGGCGACGCCAGGGCGACGAGGAACGGCTGGCATGGGTCCTGGAGCAGCTCCGGCAGGTGGTGGGCGCCGATCAGACGGTTTTTTATCGGTATGATGAGGCGGCGGGGCAATTTTGCTGGCAGGCGGGTGCACCCCCTGTACGCCCAGGAGAAACCGTGCCGCTGGGGGTTCTCCAAGGGTTGTACCAGGAGTTGCTGCTGGCTGACAGGGTGGTAATTAGCGATGCGGCCCAGACCCGGATGCCGATTGGCGCGGCGTTTTGGCAACAGCACCAGGCCCAGGCGCTCCTGGCGGCACCGGTCTACGGCGGGGAAGGCAAGCAGCTGCTGGGGTTTTGTGCCTGTTTGCGTCGTCAGCCCTGGGCGTGGGATGCCTTGGCCACAACGGCGGTGCAGGGGGTAGCCCGGTTGCTGACCCTGCTGTTGTCCCTGGCCGATCTATCCCAGGCGGTGGCGCGGCTGGAAACGGAGCTGCAACTGCATATCGGCGTGGCGCGGGCGATGACCGGTTGGGCGGACTGGCAACAGGCGCTGCAAAAAGCGGGGTACTTGCTCGACCAGCAGCTACCGGGGGACCGCTGGCTCCTGGTGCACCGGCATCCCGATAGGGGTCACTACGACCTGCTGTATCAGGGCGGCAAAAAACGCCCACTGGTGGGACCGCTACCGGCCTTGCACGAGTTGGACGCAGAAGTCCTGGGGCGGGACCAACCGGTTTTATGGGTGACTAACTGGCAAACGGACCTGAAACTCCTGACTTGGCAGCAGACGTTACAGGAGCAGGGGGTGCAGGCCGTGCTGGTGACTAACACTACACCGGGACAACCGCCGGACATGCTGTTGGTGTTGGCCCACTCCCAACCCTACCCCTGGAGTGCTCGCGATGGGCAACTGGCCCAGGCGATGGCTCGGCAGTTGGGGGTGGTGGCGCGGCAATGGTGGCTCCAGCAGGCCCAGGAACACCAAACCCGCCTGTATCAGGCCCTGGTGGGAAGCATTGGCCTTTGGGACGACCCCCCGGCCCTGGTGCGGCATTTGGCCCAGACGCTGCAGGTGCCCCAGGTGGTGTGGGTGCAAGAGATACCCGGAACCCCAACCGCCCAGGTCGTGGCCGCCCACCCCCACCTGGAACCTTTTGCGGTGGCGACCGACGCGCCTATCCCCTGGGTGGAGGACCCCTTACTGCAACGGGTGCTGAGCCAGCCGGAGCCTTGGGGGCAACAGGGCGTGGAGGTGGAACCGGTCACCCGGCGCTGGTTAACCGGTACGGGCATCGCGCGATTGCTGGCGGTTCCGGTGGGTCGGCAGAGGGTGTTGATGCTGCTGGACGGAGAAACGACTCCCTGGCCAGCGGCGGTGGTCCAGCTTTTGTCAGTTCTGGCCAAGGCGATGGCGCAGTGGCAGTCCCTACAGGCGGAGGCGCAGTCGTGGCGGCAGGGTTATCTGGCGTTGGCCTGTCAGGGCTGGTGGCAACAACAACAGTGGCCGGAATGGGCGGCGGACATCAAGGCGTTGCTGCCTGACCGGTGGCTGGAAAAGGAACAGCAGGTCCAGCGCTGGCTCCAGCCGGATTTGACCCTGCAGCGCCAAATGGTGGGGGTGGTGGGGCTGTTGCGGCGGGCGGTGGCGCGAGTACAGGACTTCCTCAACCAAAAGCAACTGTGGTTTCGGGTGCATCCCCAGGGACTGGAAAAGGCGCAGGTGTGGGGGGATGGGGAACGGCTGGAGTTTATCCTGGCGGCATTGTTGCGCTGGGCCTGTCACCGCTCGCCCCGCCAGGGACGGGTGGATGTGTGGCTGCAACTTGTAGCGGATGGTCAATTGGAGGTGGCCATTACCGATTACGGTCCGGTTGCCCAGGGGTTGCTGGAGCAGTTGCGCCCCGACTACCTGGATAACCAGGCTGTGCTGGTGGATGGAGTCGTGCGGGAGTTAGGTTTATGCCGTCACCAGGTGCGCCAGATGGGGGGGGAACTGCGCTACGAGCAACTGCCGGACGGGCGCTTTTCCAGTCGTTTATGGCTGCCTTTGGCCCTATGA
- a CDS encoding 16S rRNA (uracil(1498)-N(3))-methyltransferase, with protein sequence MAPNALRAYQRLAIAPQQIQGQQVHLTPPQRHYLERVLRLRSGERFIAMDGQGHWWLAELTAPGQARLGDLLPVDCELPAPVVLVMGIPKGDGMDQVLRQVTELGVRRVIPLLTERTQVQPGAGRLQRWQRIATEAAEQSWRQWIPQITPTLGLAEAWAQVAPMRCLVCAPDQDAPHLLNVLGQPEPLALWVGPEGGWSGSELAWFRRQGATFVSLGKRVLRTVTAPVVALALVAASWEKSAGAMP encoded by the coding sequence ATGGCCCCTAACGCACTGCGGGCCTACCAACGCCTGGCTATTGCCCCCCAGCAAATCCAAGGGCAGCAGGTGCACTTGACGCCCCCCCAACGGCACTACCTGGAACGGGTGTTGCGGCTCCGGTCCGGGGAACGCTTTATTGCCATGGACGGGCAGGGGCACTGGTGGCTGGCAGAATTGACAGCGCCCGGCCAGGCCCGGTTGGGGGACCTGCTGCCGGTGGATTGTGAACTGCCGGCGCCGGTGGTACTGGTGATGGGAATTCCCAAGGGGGATGGGATGGATCAGGTGCTGCGCCAGGTGACGGAGTTGGGGGTGCGGCGGGTGATACCTTTGCTGACGGAGCGGACCCAGGTGCAGCCGGGGGCAGGGCGTCTACAGCGCTGGCAACGCATCGCGACGGAGGCGGCTGAACAGTCCTGGCGCCAGTGGATTCCCCAGATCACTCCTACGTTGGGGTTGGCGGAGGCTTGGGCGCAGGTGGCCCCCATGCGCTGTTTGGTCTGTGCACCGGATCAGGATGCGCCCCATCTGTTAAACGTCCTGGGCCAGCCGGAACCCCTGGCGCTATGGGTCGGGCCGGAGGGGGGCTGGAGCGGGAGCGAGTTGGCCTGGTTCCGCCGGCAGGGAGCGACTTTCGTTTCTCTGGGTAAGCGGGTTTTGCGCACGGTGACGGCACCGGTGGTGGCTCTAGCCTTGGTTGCGGCATCATGGGAAAAGTCTGCAGGAGCGATGCCATGA
- a CDS encoding exopolysaccharide biosynthesis protein, whose product MPRLSKKLQDWVEQPDPPPVVTVRDVLSYGGDSSWGMVFALLSFPSALPLPAPGYSTPFGVMILLLAVQWLAGRSIPWLPPWFLRRQVTWETWSRWVKAGIPWLQRLERLTCPRWEVVTQQGHWVLGWLVALMAVSMIIPLPGTNTIPALGIFCIGLGLIEGDGVFCLLGSLISLVGGSLTASILYALWFGGSNLLEWVKAWLGR is encoded by the coding sequence ATGCCGCGTTTATCCAAGAAATTGCAGGACTGGGTGGAGCAGCCCGATCCCCCGCCGGTGGTCACAGTGCGCGATGTGTTGAGCTATGGGGGGGACAGTTCCTGGGGCATGGTGTTTGCCCTGCTGTCGTTTCCGTCGGCCTTACCCTTGCCGGCCCCAGGCTATTCCACGCCCTTTGGGGTGATGATTTTGCTGCTGGCGGTGCAGTGGTTAGCTGGTCGGTCCATTCCCTGGCTACCCCCGTGGTTCTTGCGCCGCCAAGTGACTTGGGAGACCTGGAGCCGCTGGGTCAAAGCCGGTATTCCCTGGTTGCAGCGGCTGGAGCGTTTGACCTGTCCCCGCTGGGAGGTCGTCACCCAACAGGGGCACTGGGTGTTGGGGTGGTTGGTGGCCCTGATGGCCGTTTCCATGATCATTCCCTTACCCGGCACCAACACAATTCCGGCGCTGGGCATTTTTTGCATCGGGCTGGGTCTGATCGAAGGCGACGGGGTGTTTTGTCTGCTGGGTTCGTTGATTTCCCTAGTCGGCGGTAGCCTCACCGCTTCCATCCTGTACGCCCTGTGGTTTGGCGGCAGCAATTTGCTGGAGTGGGTAAAAGCCTGGCTGGGGCGTTAG
- a CDS encoding M3 family metallopeptidase: MTVTYAREWDLSGLYQGLDDPRLDQDLQALHAQATAFREQYRGRVAQLTPEQVRTALQTLEALWERVGYGWAYPALRFAADTRDTQARQVLDRVRQTVTQIENQVLFFALELQQLPPAQLTALAQSPVLATYQHYLERLRLLQPYQLPEAVEQTRNQDSLTGRQAFIQLHTLHQGSLRYRPVTTPEGKTAELEAELGALLQHPDPDTRYQAYTSIREQLAAHNLLYGYILNTLAQDHHLENQMRGYPSTLAKQLLADEVPEAVFQTIMQGTAARYDLFQRYYRRKGEVLGMKMRTCDVIAPWPTQQPVELRVDYDRGVELLLQALEQFSPVYRQRAEEFFRRRWVDAQVRPGKQGGAFCAYVHGKNSFLLLSYTDDVHSLFTLAHELGHGLHYTWISEKQTYFNSSPPLVLAEIASVFNELLLLDYLLDQADRQPDWQRVLLVRLIEDQLNLLFRQSTISRLELAIHERAAQGSFDHEFVNQTWLSLYQELCGEAVEVLPEHAVDWARISHIFFKPFYCYQYTASSIVSLACYQQYRQRGADFIPGYLALLAAGGSQDQITALRQYVGVDLTRPETTEAALDMVAELIDRLEATL; this comes from the coding sequence ATGACGGTGACCTACGCCCGCGAGTGGGATTTGTCGGGGCTGTACCAGGGTTTAGACGATCCCCGCCTAGACCAGGACTTACAGGCACTGCACGCCCAGGCGACGGCCTTTCGGGAGCAGTACCGGGGGCGGGTGGCCCAATTAACGCCGGAGCAGGTGCGCACGGCCCTGCAAACCCTGGAGGCCCTGTGGGAGCGGGTGGGATATGGCTGGGCCTATCCGGCCTTGCGCTTTGCCGCCGACACGCGGGATACCCAAGCGCGGCAGGTGCTGGACCGGGTACGCCAGACCGTGACCCAGATCGAAAACCAGGTGTTGTTTTTTGCTCTGGAGTTGCAGCAGTTGCCGCCGGCGCAGTTGACTGCTTTGGCCCAATCCCCCGTCCTGGCAACGTATCAGCACTATTTGGAACGGCTGCGGTTGCTCCAGCCCTATCAACTGCCCGAGGCGGTGGAACAGACCCGCAACCAGGACAGTTTGACGGGGCGGCAGGCATTTATCCAGTTGCATACGCTGCACCAGGGGTCGCTGCGCTATCGGCCTGTAACGACGCCGGAGGGCAAGACGGCGGAGTTGGAGGCGGAGCTGGGGGCCTTACTGCAGCACCCCGACCCGGATACGCGCTACCAGGCCTACACCAGCATCCGGGAGCAACTGGCGGCCCACAATCTGCTGTATGGCTACATCCTGAACACCCTTGCCCAGGACCATCACTTGGAAAACCAGATGCGGGGTTATCCATCCACCCTGGCCAAGCAATTACTGGCGGATGAGGTGCCGGAGGCGGTGTTTCAGACCATCATGCAGGGAACGGCGGCGCGCTATGACCTGTTTCAGCGCTATTACCGGCGCAAGGGGGAAGTCCTAGGGATGAAAATGCGCACCTGTGATGTCATCGCCCCCTGGCCGACTCAACAGCCGGTGGAGCTGCGGGTGGACTACGACCGGGGGGTGGAACTCCTGTTGCAGGCCCTGGAGCAGTTCAGTCCGGTGTACCGCCAGCGGGCGGAGGAGTTTTTCCGGCGCCGGTGGGTGGATGCCCAGGTGCGCCCAGGCAAACAGGGGGGAGCGTTTTGCGCCTATGTCCACGGCAAAAACAGTTTTCTGCTGCTTTCTTACACCGACGATGTCCACTCGCTCTTTACCCTGGCCCACGAGTTGGGGCACGGGCTGCACTATACCTGGATCAGCGAAAAACAAACCTACTTCAACAGCAGCCCCCCCCTGGTGTTGGCGGAAATTGCGTCGGTGTTTAACGAGTTGCTGTTGTTGGATTATTTATTGGACCAGGCAGACCGGCAGCCGGATTGGCAGCGGGTATTGCTGGTGCGGTTGATCGAGGACCAGTTGAATTTGCTGTTTCGCCAGAGCACAATCAGTCGCTTGGAGCTGGCGATTCACGAACGGGCGGCCCAGGGGAGTTTTGACCATGAATTTGTCAACCAAACTTGGCTGTCTCTGTATCAGGAGTTGTGCGGCGAGGCGGTGGAGGTGTTGCCGGAACATGCAGTGGACTGGGCGCGCATTAGCCACATCTTTTTCAAGCCCTTTTACTGCTACCAGTACACGGCGTCCAGTATTGTCAGTCTGGCGTGCTACCAGCAGTACCGGCAGCGGGGGGCGGATTTTATTCCGGGGTATTTGGCGTTGTTGGCGGCGGGGGGTTCCCAGGACCAGATCACGGCGCTGCGGCAGTACGTGGGGGTGGATTTGACCCGGCCAGAGACCACCGAGGCGGCCCTAGACATGGTGGCGGAACTGATCGACCGGCTGGAGGCCACGCTCTGA
- a CDS encoding DUF4079 domain-containing protein has product MQFLKFWDWLRLVHPTLAVVLVFPLVGMVTHLAWQTWQRRWQIGQGGESKIPPVVGPEHARLGRWLAGAVVGVTLVGILIPIGRHIAKNNIWSKNPTQVILIGLFFLATVAALVALYHAQKRVWRAVWATLTGMGLVVLGAQDGVWRRGFEWWVSHYYYGLTAALLMIFSLAIWPEIYQDRTHTWRRIHVLLNSLALLLFIGQGLTGTRDLLEIPLSWQEPAIYSCDFQNLTCPQAPPPP; this is encoded by the coding sequence ATGCAGTTCTTAAAGTTTTGGGACTGGTTGCGCCTGGTGCATCCGACGCTGGCGGTGGTGCTGGTGTTTCCCCTGGTGGGCATGGTCACCCATTTGGCCTGGCAAACCTGGCAACGGCGATGGCAGATAGGGCAGGGGGGCGAAAGTAAAATTCCACCGGTAGTGGGGCCAGAACATGCGCGACTGGGGCGTTGGTTGGCGGGGGCGGTCGTGGGCGTCACGCTGGTGGGGATTCTGATTCCCATTGGCCGCCATATCGCCAAAAACAACATCTGGAGCAAAAACCCCACGCAGGTTATTCTCATTGGCCTGTTTTTCCTGGCGACGGTGGCGGCTTTGGTGGCCCTTTACCATGCCCAAAAACGGGTCTGGCGGGCGGTATGGGCCACCTTGACGGGCATGGGCTTGGTGGTTTTGGGGGCGCAAGACGGGGTTTGGCGTCGGGGTTTTGAATGGTGGGTATCCCACTACTACTACGGGCTGACGGCGGCCTTGTTGATGATTTTTTCGCTAGCCATTTGGCCGGAGATTTACCAGGACCGCACCCATACCTGGCGCAGAATTCATGTTCTGTTAAATAGTCTGGCGTTGTTGCTGTTTATCGGTCAGGGGTTAACAGGAACGCGGGATTTACTGGAAATTCCCTTGAGCTGGCAGGAACCGGCCATCTATTCCTGTGATTTCCAGAACTTGACCTGTCCCCAGGCGCCACCCCCACCCTAA